The DNA sequence CTGTTGTTTTTCTGTCTGGCAAACTGTAACAGAACAATGTTATTTAGATCACTGTTTTGTTCACCCAGGTTTTTATTGTTTAGTATTACGGACCGTTTTATGTTGACTTTGCTTTATTGGCATTGTGTGTTTTATTGCCCAGTGGTTTCACTTTTGTTGTAAACCATTTGGTTAGATTTAAAACCACTAAAACGTGCTATGTAAATACTGTGAATAAATAAGaaatccccatactgcagatatGGATGGGAAGGGTGGGGTACCAGAACACACAGCAAAATTTAACTAAGCACTTCCTAGTTCACTGCTCATTCCAGGGAATAGCCCCCAACTTTTAGGAGAGGTATTTGGGAGTATAACATGAGGCTAAAGTATTGTGCTCCTAATAGAAGTATAAAAATCTCTATATGTGGCCCTCAAGAATCTGGCGCCAAGTCCTCTGCTTAAAAAAGACCTAAATTTGAATTAGTCAACATAACCATGAccttttcaataataataataatgcttatcAGTGCTTTAAACACTTCACATACATTCTTAGCAATCCTTTCAACCCCCCTACAGGGTAGGTCAGTATTTTCCCATATTGTTGATGGGGCTCGGAGGACAAGAGACTGTAGCTTGGAGAAAGCCACTGAGACGAGATCATGGCCCAGTTGAAATGCAAGCCTGGTGAATTTTCAGCTCATCATCCATATTTTTATCCATAACAGCACACTGCTCTTAGAATACACGGATATCCTTCAGCCTGCATAATTAACAGTATCTATTCCATTTCTACACTGAAGACCTTTCCTTGGTGAAATGGCAGGCAAGGCTGGCTCTCTCATACAGGCAAACTGGGTGGATGACTTGGATAGGGCAATTTAAGGGATGTTTGCCATGCTGGAAGCTATTGTGCCACATGAAAACAACCAATTCTCCACACGAACCGAGCAAGATACTGAATCCTCTATAATGTTGCAGTGGGTTCTGAGGTGCATATTTCTGTTCATCTGGGGAAGCAGACATTATGGAAGCAGCGCTCAGAACTGAGCAATACATTGTTCACAGCAAGACCAGCTGCCCTTAAAAATGGAGAGAATTCTTCTACAACAACCCAGGAAATTCCTATGGTCTCAGTTCACACAGAGATGCCCTTCCAAGACCAATCCAGGATGACACACAACCTTCAGTAAACCCTGCAAGCCTCATAAATAAAACACCACCTTTTAACCAATGTATTCCTCTCATTTTTTTGAAGTAACAGAATATCACGGAATGTCACAAGAAACAACATGCTCAAAAGGAGAAATAACTAACCAGTGCTGCTCTGGCAAACACAATCGGAAGCCCGAACGCTGAAACGACAATGCCTGTTGTAAGAAATATGGCAAGTTCCTTGCAGGCGTTACTTGTTGCATCTGTGTCTTCAACGAGTCTTCTAGCTATGCAGTATGGAATTGGAGATAGGACATAGAAGAACAGAACAAACAGGGGCCAGTATTTGCTAGgaacaaataaaaaaatctttattttaCAGAAGTTCTGTTATTTCAGCAGGCATAAGCAAGTGAAGCATTTGTAATAATGAACAGAATTTCAATACAAGTTATAACTAGACAAGATAAAGATATAACAAGTCCAGCAATTCAGGCTTGGGTTCACAAACCTATTTTCACTGTAGATTAATAAGTACCTATTAAGAAATCGTTAGGTGGCTGTAAATGATTTGTTTTGCTATATTTAATTTATTGTGaaactgtttttatatttatCTAATGTATCTGTGAATTTATCATGTTTAGTACCCCCCCAAAGTGGTGGAAGTTGAGTGCCCACCTGGCGGTAGCCGAGCACCAGCCAACGCTGGGCTACCACCACCGCTTGCCCAGCGTaggggtcgcaaatgtgccttgtggcacatttgtgacacattGCGCTGGTGGTGAGCTAGcgtgccaagcccaggattgggctctcaatctctaGCAAGGATGTTTAGGAATGCAGCATGTGATGAGGACAACTAAAGATGTGTGGAAAATAATCCATTACCTGTACTGTGGAAGAGCACAACCAAGCATCAGAAACATTAGACCAACTGCTCCCCCAAAGGATAGGCTAATCAAAGCTGTAAGAGATAAGACATAAAAGATATATAAACTCCACAAAGTACTCTGATAAATACCCCCTCTATGAAGAGCTACAgacaaaagggaagaaaaagggtTCCATTTCGATTTCCCACTTACTCCTTCCAAATTCAGACAATTTGAATACCAAAGAAGCAAAACATAGATTGTAGGGACTTTTAAAATAGTAAATCCAGCttgatgtgggggaggggaaattacAAAATAGTGGAAAATTCCCACCCTCAGAGTCATATTTGAATTAGTTGTGAACTATTGTTTGATGACAACTGATGTAACCACATTCATATTAATACAACAGGTAATATCATTACGAACTTCCCTAAAGTTACCCAACAAGAATCCTAGCTTGAACCTCAGCCATGTCCACATCCCATATCAAAACCCAACATTCTCTTTACCACATATGAAATGCAATAGACTCATTTATCTCTCCCTCCTCAACCCTCTATAGTTATGATTTCTTGCTCACTTGGACCATCCTACCAGAGACATTTTTTAGATGAAAGCAGTTTCTTGATTCAGGGAACTCTGCATGCTTGCCATCTCACTAATGAAGCACCATGAGCCATTTGCAAGGATAAAAGCCCCACTAGATCTGAATGAATGCTGTATTCCTATTCACAGTTCTGTTTACAGCATCATATGATACCGTCACATCACAGAATGCCAGAATAGTGAAAACAAATCTGTCAAAATAGCCTTGCCCACTTTGAGCCATAAGTTATGGAATGGAAACATTGTGACACtgagcccatgcatgtctactcgatAGTAAGTTCtactataatcaatggggcttactcctaggtaagtgataggatttcagccacagTTGCTGTAAAATCCTATCGGATAATTGTTACAGTCTCATAAGGCTACCACACTTCCTCATATTCCTGTCTGCAGCACCAGAAAAACT is a window from the Tiliqua scincoides isolate rTilSci1 chromosome 2, rTilSci1.hap2, whole genome shotgun sequence genome containing:
- the LEPROTL1 gene encoding leptin receptor overlapping transcript-like 1, whose protein sequence is MAGIKALISLSFGGAVGLMFLMLGCALPQYSKYWPLFVLFFYVLSPIPYCIARRLVEDTDATSNACKELAIFLTTGIVVSAFGLPIVFARAALIDWGACALVLTGNTVIFATILGFFLVFGSNDDFSWQQW